The proteins below come from a single Fusobacterium nucleatum genomic window:
- the pxpB gene encoding 5-oxoprolinase subunit PxpB yields MENSVKFLFSGDSALVIEFGNEISVDINKKIRKMMDNIKKENIDGIIELVPTYCSLLVNYDVLKIDYQSLVEKLKTLLNNDNETVEDEEVTLIEIPTLYNDECGPDLAYVAEYNKISKEEVIKIHTGTDYLVYMLGFMPGFTYLGGMSKKIATPRLESPRLQIYPGSVGIAGKQTGMYPSMSPGGWRIIGRTPLKLYNPDSETPVYISSGDYIRYVSITEEEYNNILKKVKNNEYELNIRKVKRGELNA; encoded by the coding sequence ATGGAAAATTCAGTAAAATTTTTATTTTCTGGGGATTCAGCCTTAGTAATAGAATTTGGAAATGAAATCTCTGTTGATATAAATAAGAAAATTAGAAAGATGATGGATAATATAAAAAAAGAAAATATAGATGGAATTATTGAGCTTGTTCCTACTTATTGTTCTTTACTTGTAAATTATGATGTTTTAAAAATTGACTATCAAAGTTTGGTTGAAAAATTAAAAACTCTTTTAAATAATGATAATGAAACTGTTGAAGATGAAGAAGTTACTTTAATAGAAATTCCCACTTTATACAATGATGAATGTGGACCTGATTTAGCTTATGTGGCAGAATATAATAAAATTTCAAAAGAAGAAGTTATTAAAATTCATACAGGAACAGATTATTTAGTTTATATGCTTGGATTTATGCCGGGATTTACTTACTTAGGTGGAATGTCTAAAAAAATAGCTACTCCAAGATTAGAAAGTCCTAGATTACAAATTTATCCAGGTTCTGTTGGAATAGCCGGAAAGCAAACAGGAATGTATCCTTCAATGTCCCCTGGTGGTTGGAGAATTATTGGCAGAACTCCATTAAAATTATATAATCCTGATAGTGAAACACCTGTCTATATTAGCTCTGGGGATTATATAAGATATGTTTCTATAACAGAAGAAGAATACAATAATATTCTAAAAAAAGTAAAAAATAATGAATATGAATTAAATATTCGTAAAGTTAAGAGAGGTGAGCTAAATGCC